The DNA segment TCTCAGGAAAGTAAAGGCACCGGTCATTCTCACTCCCCATGCTGGTGAAATGGCACGACTTCTGACATCTGTGGCCGGCAGATCCGCTAAGGACAGAGACAATAAGGAACTGAGAGGCGAGATAGAACGTAACAGGATAGATCTGACCCGGGCGACAGCAGTGGAAACCGGCGCATATTTCGTATTGAAGGGGTCCCCGACCATTGTTGCAGACCCTGAGGGCAGGATATTTATCAATACTACGGGCAACCCCGGCATGGCAACTGCAGGGTCGGGCGATGTCCTGACCGGCATGCTGGCCGGCCTGCTCGGACAGGACATGCATCCGGTTGATGCGTGCCGCCTTGCGGTCTTATTGCACGGGCTGGCAGGTGATACGGCTGCAGAAGCTCGGGGCATGCATTCCCTCATTGCATCGGATATTATTGAGGCAATTCCCCTCGCATTCCTTTCTCTCCGTGCATACCATCGTCATCCCTGACAATATGAAGGCGGTAGCCTCTGCCTGTTTTACCGGCAAGAATCCTGGAGTAGAAGTGGATCGCATAGCGGAGCATTACAGGATAGCAAGGAGTCGGATATATCTGCCGATCCAGAGACATACGGACAAGGTCATGATCATTGGACCTGCGCATGAATCGGCAGTGGCTGACGCTGTAATAACAAAAGAAAAGGGTCTTCTGATCGGTGTGCAGGTGGCTGACTGTGTGCCGATACTGCTCTGCGATCCGAAAAGGCAGGTTGTGGGTGCTGTTCATGCCGGTTGGCGAGGCACGGCACAGGCGATCCTGAAAAAGACCCTGCAGACTTTTTCAGACAAGTTTTTCAGCGATCCTGCCGATATCCTTATGGCTATCGGCCCTTCTATCAGGCAATGCTGCTATGAGGTGGACGGCGATGTGATCAGGGCGGTTTCCCGTGCAACAGGGAACGGCGATTATTATATCGCCAGGGGTGATAAGTTTCTTCTTGATCTCGCCGCTGCAAATCAGATCCAGGCATTGACAACCGGCGTGACTGCAGACAATGTTTGGGTAGCCGGCGACTGCACATTCTGCAATCCTCAAAAGTTCTACTCATATCGTTTCGGCAAGGGATCAGCCGGCAGGCAGGGTGGTTTCATCGGCATCTTCTGAAGCGGTTGCGTCCATCCTCAGAATTACTTTCACAATTAGCCCCTAACATGCTAGTATTATTGAAAAAATAGAGGGTGAACTATGCTCAAGGCAAAGGATGTAATGACCCGTGACGTCATCATTGTAAGCGACGGAATGAGTGTTGACGAGTTAGGAAGACTATTTATTGAAAAGAAGATCAGTGGCGCTCCGGTTGAAGATTCGAAAGGGGCTCTCATCGGTATTGTTACGGAGAACGATCTTATACGGAAGAACGCACGCCTTCATATTCCGACAGTGCTGCGGATCTTTGATGCGATCATCCCGTTGGGAAGGCCGGACAGCGTTGAGGAGGAGATCAGGCGGATCTCTGCTTCTACGGTCGGGGAGATCTGCACGAAAGAGGTTTTATCGGTGTCGCCTGATGCAAGCATACAGGATGTTTCATCGATCATGTCCGAAAAGGGCGTGCATCTTGTGCCTGTGCTTGAGGCAGGAAGGATTGTCGGTATTATCGGCAAGATCGACATCATCAGAGGCATGACCAGTGAAGCTTCTCAGCAGAAGCCCGGCTGAAACAGAGACTGCTGGCTTTAGGCTCGGCAGGCTGCTCAGGGCCGGAATGCTGGTAAAACTGTATGGCGAACTCGGAGCGGGAAAGACGACCATGGTCAAGGGCATTGCCCGTGCATTCGGTATTGACAAAGATGATGTCATCAGCCCGAGCTTCACAATAATTACGGAATACAGGAGTTCGCCCCGGTTTTTTCATCTGGACCTTTACCGCATTGCGGGAAGCAGGGATCTGGAAAGCACCGGGATATGGGATTGCATAGGGGATGATGCTGTTGCTGTTGTTGAGTGGCCGGAACATGCTGAAGACGAGCTGCCGAAAGATGCGGTGTCGGTAAGGATATTGCACCATGGACCTGATGACAGAGAGATTGAGATAGAGGGTATTGATGAAAAAGATTGGCATAATTTGCAAACTTAGCAGAAAAGAGCCCCAGGATATACTGAAGGAGCTTTTGCCATGGCTCGGACAGAGAGACTGCGAGGTCTTTGTTGACGAGGACACAGCCGCACGCCTGAACGTTAAGGGATATGATCGAAAAGAAATCCCCTCTCTGGTCGAGGCAGTGCTTGTTCTTGGCGGAGACGGGACAATGCTGAGCGTCAATCGTCTTGTGGCTCAGGCCGGCATACCTGTGCTCGGTATTAATCTCGGCAGTCTCGGCTTCCTGACCGAGGTGAATAAAGAGCAGATCTACGCTGCAGTCGAAAAGATGCTCTCAGGCGGCTGCGCGATAGAAGAGCGCCTGATGCTCAAGGCGGTCTTGCGGCGAAACGGAAATGTCGTTGATCAGTTCACGGTTTTAAACGACGTTGTCATTAACAAGGGAGCCCTTGCAAGGATCATCGACCTTGAGGTGAGCATTGACCAGTCCTACGTAACGACGTACAAGGCTGACGGTCTTATCATCTCCACGCCAACAGGTTCGACAGCCTATTCCCTGTCTGCCGGCGGTCCTATCCTTTACCCTACGATCGAGAATATTGTATTGACTCCCATCTGCTCCCATACGCTTACGAACAGGCCGATCGTACTTTCTGACAGCGTGCGGATCGCGATCCGGCTGATGTCCACCAGCGAAGATGTCTTTCTCACGCTCGACGGGCAGGTGGGATGCGCCCTCAAAACCGAGGATGTCATCGAGGTCGTCAAGGCAGATTATAAGGCAAAACTTCTCGTGGCCGGGGAAGCAGGACATTTTGACGTGCTTCGCCAAAAGCTGAAATGGGGGGAACGCTAAGGATATGGGCCTTGCTGTTGAAGATATAGCGAGCCTCCTGGCGTTCTATCAGGCGCTTGGCTTCGAAAATCTGCCGATCACCGTGAGTGCGCCCGGAAGGACCGCGCGGATGCTACCTGCACCGAAGACGGGCGATAAGGAAAAGCAGCTCGGAGAATTAAGAGAGCATATTGGTGATTGCCAAAGATGTAAACTCTCGAGACAAAGGAAGAGCATTGTTTTTGGTTCCGGTGATCCAGGGGCAAGGCTTATGTTTATCGGTGAGGCTCCGGGGAAGGAAGAAGATCTGCAGGGACTTCCCTTTGTGGGTGATGCCGGCATGCTGCTGACGCGTCTGATCGAAAAGATGGGCATGAAGCGAGATGAGGTGTATATTGCGAACATTATCAAGTGCAGACCACCTATGAATCGTGATCCTGAAGAGGATGAGGTGGCTGTCTGCAGGGAATTCATTGAAAAGCAGATCTCGATAATCAGGCCAGCGGTTATCATGACACTCGGAAGAATAGCCTTGCAGGCCCTTATGAACTCTCCCAGGCTGAAGATTACATCAGCGCGCGGACATTTTCTCGATTATGAGGGCATCCCCGTTATGCCGACATTTCATCCTGCTTACCTGCTCAGAAATCCTCAGGATAAGATGCTTACCTGGTCAGATGCCCAAAAAGTCCTGGCCAGGATCGAACTTTCAGTCGGTGAAGAGCGATGAAAGGGGAGAGCATGGATGTTTTATGGGCACCCTGGAGAATGGAATACATCAAGTCGTCACCAAGGACAGAAGGGTGCGTGTTCTGTGAAAAAATGCTTGACACCAGAGACCGGGACAATCTTCTGCTGTACCGGAGCAGTCATACATTTGTCCTGATGAACCCCTTTCCGTATAACAATGGTCACCTGATGGTCCTTCCCGGAAAGCATGCACCTGGCATGGAAGGACTTGAGGATGAGGAGCTTCTTGACTTGATGAGAACCGCGCAGCTCTGCATTGATTCCCTTCGTGAGGCAATGAGCCCCGAGGGTTTCAATGCGGGCATCAATCTTGGGAAGGTTGCAGGTGCAGGACTTGCCGATCACCTGCATCTGCACATTGTGCCGCGATGGGCAGGGGACGCAAGTTTTATGACTGTTGTCGGCGAGGTCAGGGTCATCCCTGACCACCTGCTGAGAACGTATGATTCTCTTTTCGAAATCTTTAAGAGACGGGGCGCCGAGAGGGCAGGCAGTTGCAAAGGGTGATACGGTACACTGCGGTATCGGTCCCTGTTCTTGTCCTGTTTTTTTTCAGCAGCGTATGTTTTGGACTTACGGTTGACAGAGCTCTTGCTGTTGTCAATGGCGAGGTTGTTACCCTTTCTGATTATGGCCGGTTCGTAGCGAGGATGGATCAGAAAGCTGACAGGGAAAAGGTCGGCGAGCAGTATTTGAGGACGCTGATCGAGGAAAAGCTTATCCTTCAGGAGGCAAAACGCAAAGGTTATGATGCGACTGAAGAAGAGGTCAGCCAAAGCATTGCCGGTTTTCTTGAGCAGGCAGGCATGCAGGAAAAGGATTTTGAAAAAAAGATTGCCCTGGAAAATCTCAGCATGTCGGATTACCGTTCCTTGCTCAGGGAAAATATCATATCCCTGAAATGCATTGAAAAAGAGGTCAATGCAAAGGTGATCGTAAGCAGCAGCGACCTTTCGCGCTATTATGAAAAGCAGCGTGCCCGTTTTATGGAAAGCCCGGAAAAGGTCCTTGTCATGGCAATCGTTATGAAGCTGAGCGCAACCCCGAGCCTGACCGAGATCACTGATCTTAAGATCAGGTCGCTGAAGGTCTACTCAGAGATCAGAAACGGAGAATCTTTTGAACGGCAGGTGTACAAGTATGCTGATGAGTCCGTGAAAAGCCTTGGCGGCAAACTGGGAGAATTCGAGAGGGGTGCGATGATATCTGTTCTCGATGAAAAGATCTTTTCGATGAAGGAAGGTGAGGTCAGCGAGCCGATCTGGACAAAAGATGGTGTATATATTCTCAAGATAGCAAAGAGGACTCAGGCAGTGTATACTGCCTTCGAAAAGGTGAAGGATGAGCTGTATGCCAAGGCATACGAAGAGAAGCGAGAGGAAACATTTAACGCATGGATGAAAAAGATATGGGAAAGGTCTTCTGTAAAAATACTGCAGCAATAATCTGTCTGCTCATTGCTCTGCTCTGCTCTGGCGGCAGTTCCGGCGGCGCTGTGCAGGAGGCTGATCTTTTTGAAAAGGCCTATGAATATTATCTTGCCCTAAACCCTGAGAAGTCGATTGAGACCTTTGATCAGTTTCTCAAGCAATTTCCCGACAGTTCTGCCCT comes from the Nitrospirota bacterium genome and includes:
- a CDS encoding CBS domain-containing protein; translation: MLKAKDVMTRDVIIVSDGMSVDELGRLFIEKKISGAPVEDSKGALIGIVTENDLIRKNARLHIPTVLRIFDAIIPLGRPDSVEEEIRRISASTVGEICTKEVLSVSPDASIQDVSSIMSEKGVHLVPVLEAGRIVGIIGKIDIIRGMTSEASQQKPG
- a CDS encoding peptidylprolyl isomerase, whose product is MQRVIRYTAVSVPVLVLFFFSSVCFGLTVDRALAVVNGEVVTLSDYGRFVARMDQKADREKVGEQYLRTLIEEKLILQEAKRKGYDATEEEVSQSIAGFLEQAGMQEKDFEKKIALENLSMSDYRSLLRENIISLKCIEKEVNAKVIVSSSDLSRYYEKQRARFMESPEKVLVMAIVMKLSATPSLTEITDLKIRSLKVYSEIRNGESFERQVYKYADESVKSLGGKLGEFERGAMISVLDEKIFSMKEGEVSEPIWTKDGVYILKIAKRTQAVYTAFEKVKDELYAKAYEEKREETFNAWMKKIWERSSVKILQQ
- a CDS encoding uracil-DNA glycosylase; this translates as MGLAVEDIASLLAFYQALGFENLPITVSAPGRTARMLPAPKTGDKEKQLGELREHIGDCQRCKLSRQRKSIVFGSGDPGARLMFIGEAPGKEEDLQGLPFVGDAGMLLTRLIEKMGMKRDEVYIANIIKCRPPMNRDPEEDEVAVCREFIEKQISIIRPAVIMTLGRIALQALMNSPRLKITSARGHFLDYEGIPVMPTFHPAYLLRNPQDKMLTWSDAQKVLARIELSVGEER
- the tsaE gene encoding tRNA (adenosine(37)-N6)-threonylcarbamoyltransferase complex ATPase subunit type 1 TsaE; this encodes MKLLSRSPAETETAGFRLGRLLRAGMLVKLYGELGAGKTTMVKGIARAFGIDKDDVISPSFTIITEYRSSPRFFHLDLYRIAGSRDLESTGIWDCIGDDAVAVVEWPEHAEDELPKDAVSVRILHHGPDDREIEIEGIDEKDWHNLQT
- a CDS encoding HIT domain-containing protein translates to MDVLWAPWRMEYIKSSPRTEGCVFCEKMLDTRDRDNLLLYRSSHTFVLMNPFPYNNGHLMVLPGKHAPGMEGLEDEELLDLMRTAQLCIDSLREAMSPEGFNAGINLGKVAGAGLADHLHLHIVPRWAGDASFMTVVGEVRVIPDHLLRTYDSLFEIFKRRGAERAGSCKG
- a CDS encoding NAD(+)/NADH kinase, which produces MKKIGIICKLSRKEPQDILKELLPWLGQRDCEVFVDEDTAARLNVKGYDRKEIPSLVEAVLVLGGDGTMLSVNRLVAQAGIPVLGINLGSLGFLTEVNKEQIYAAVEKMLSGGCAIEERLMLKAVLRRNGNVVDQFTVLNDVVINKGALARIIDLEVSIDQSYVTTYKADGLIISTPTGSTAYSLSAGGPILYPTIENIVLTPICSHTLTNRPIVLSDSVRIAIRLMSTSEDVFLTLDGQVGCALKTEDVIEVVKADYKAKLLVAGEAGHFDVLRQKLKWGER
- the pgeF gene encoding peptidoglycan editing factor PgeF; translation: MHTIVIPDNMKAVASACFTGKNPGVEVDRIAEHYRIARSRIYLPIQRHTDKVMIIGPAHESAVADAVITKEKGLLIGVQVADCVPILLCDPKRQVVGAVHAGWRGTAQAILKKTLQTFSDKFFSDPADILMAIGPSIRQCCYEVDGDVIRAVSRATGNGDYYIARGDKFLLDLAAANQIQALTTGVTADNVWVAGDCTFCNPQKFYSYRFGKGSAGRQGGFIGIF